Genomic DNA from Rubinisphaera margarita:
CACGGAAATCTCTGACGAAGCCGAGACCCACTACCATCGCACACTCACCGAGACCTATTACATTCTCGAATGCGATGAGAACGCCGGGATCGAACTGAATGGCACGATCACGCCCATCAAAGCCGGGATGTGCATCATGATTCCCCCCGGAACGCGACACCGAGCCGTCGGCTGCATGAAGATTCTGAATATCGTCATTCCGAAGTTCGATCCGGCTGACGAGCACTTCGACTGAGCAGCAGACCGAAGTCCGTTTCTGATCGACCTCAGTCCTGTTCCGCCCGCTTTTTTCTCGACTTCAGCAGGCGGAAGAAATTGCTCCAGTGCATCTGGAACACGCCGCAGCACTTCAGGAATGAAAACGTCGAACCGTTCGTGATTCGCGGTTTCACGCACAGGTAAACCGGCTCGAACTCCGGTCGGAATCGACTTTTGAAGTGGTACAGGCCCTGCACATTGAACAGGAAGTTGAGCCGCTTCTCCCAGAGAGTGAGGAAGTACCGCGTCTTCCAGGAATCACCGGGAGTCTTCTGCCCGCAGTTCACAGCCGGGACCATGCAGAGCGAGACAAACTCGACGCCTTCCTTCTTCATCGTGTCGATGAGTTGGACGAACAGAAACGGCGTGATCCCACGGACAGCGTCCTTCTGACTGCGATACATTTCCGTCGCCCAACCCCGACCGTTTTCCATCGGCGTACAGGCGACGAATGCCTGCCAGTTGTCCGGCTCGTTCTCCGGATGGGCCACGAAGAGGCGGCGGCGATAGAAGTGATCGGGATAAAGCCGCCCTTCGAGCAGACCGATTTCATGCGGAAGCACACGCTCCGAGAGTTGTTCCTCGTTCATCCGCTGCAGCCGGGCGAACGCGTCGTGTCGATCCTGTTCGGAAAGCTGTTCGAGGCCGATCTCCCGCGCGACGATTCCCTGCCGTTGCACGAAACTGACCTGACGGCGAATCCACGAATACGGCTTGCCACCCCAGCTGTGTCCCTTCAGATCGATCGTGGCGTTCTCGCCGAACTTGGTCGCTTCGTAGCCGTACTTCTGAAAGAGCGGTCGATCCGCTTCGGCAATGTTGAAGAACGACGCGAGATAGCGATTCTGATCGACGTACTCGGTGAACTGCCGGAGCAGTTCTTCCCGTTCATTGTCCGGTGCGATCAACCCGCCAATCAGGTGCAGGTATTTTCGGTCCTGCAGATAGCCGATGTAGCCTGTCCGGCTCTCGTTCCAGAACTGACGATACTCCGGCTCGGTGGTGAGATACGAGTCGGGATACGGACTGTGGGCGAACGCTGTCCGTTCGAGATGGTCACGATCGACAGCAGATTCAGACATCGACGGAGCAGTCGAATCAACGGTGGGACAGGAATTCAAAGTCGTCTCAAAATCAGGTCACGGGAACGAACGTGGCCGGGACTCGCGCAGACGGTCCCGTCTCTTCAGTAAAGCATCCCGCAACTCAAATGCAAGACGAGCTGACGGCTCCCGGATGGAATGTCCGTATTATCGCCACAACACATGGATTTTGCGAATCCTGCCGAGATCGACCTGACTTTCCGGGTCGGGTGTGGAAAATAACAGGTCGGAATCGACGAACTGAGGAATGAAGCGTGTCCGCAGCAGCGACCCGGTCGGCTGCCCGTGAAACTCCCGCATCAGCATCATCTTTACGCCCTCATCGCGAAGTCGCAGGCAGAGTGCATTCAGCAGACTGCGCGTTTCCCGGGGGCTCAGGTCCTGGCAGGCAAGCAGATCGATAATGGCCGCCGGGATTCTCGTTTTGAGATGCATGCCGATCTTGTGATAGTTCACGAACCCGACAACCTGTCCGTCCCGTTCGACGACCATTGTATTGACGAAGTCGCTGTAGTGGAGCTGGCGGGCGAGCCGGGATTCTTCCCAGAGCACGGCCAGATCAGCCTTCCGGGCCTGCGTATTGATCAGTTCGCAACAGCGGCTGACGTCTTCGGGCTGAAAGTCGCGAATCGTTACCCGGGCATCGACCTTGCCGATGTTACAGACGGAATCGGGGAGGACCTTTAGCAGTGTCCGGTCGAGACCGCTGTTCGTCCATTCCCGCACCGATCGTGATTCCAGCAGGCGTGCCCACAGAAAGACCGGCCGAAGAAAGTTCGTTCGTTTGCCGGCCTTCTTCCAGAACCGGGGGCCCATCGAAATCCGCGAACCTCGAAATGCATAGCCGACGCGACCCGTGCAGCCGTGATTGGCTTCTCGTCGGGCGACTTCCATAGCCATCGCTTTGGCGACGCCATCACGCCGGTGTTCAGGCAGCACGGTCAGCCAGCTTCCCTGGTCGCCCTGTGTTTCCTCGCCGAGACACCAGAGCCGAAACGGCATGGCCAGCAGCGTGCCGACGATCTTCTCGTCTTTCCACGCCGAAATCAGAAACTCCCGGCAAATCCCCGGACCAGTCATTTGCCATTCGAAGTATTCGGCTGACCAGTCGGGGACGGCCATTTTACCGCCGTAGGACTGCAGCCAGGCTCCGACGATAAATCGGCTCAGATCTTCCGCGGTTCCCTCGTAAGTTCTGATTTCGATCGACACGTTGGCTCCGACTCAGGCGAGGCACGGCGGGGACGGGCTGCATTTTCCAGACTGGACAGGACATACGGTCGCCAGGGCGGGCAGGCAAAAGGCGACGAAACTACCTTAGAGCAGCCGTGCACGAAATACCAGTGGCGATCGTTCGGAACCGCCAACTTGTCTCGTGCAGCCCGGCGGAGTGCCTACTGTTCTGGAGGCAGCAACGCCCCGACACGATCCAGATGCCGTTCCCACGAGGTGACCGCCTGTTCGCGCGTCGCCAGCACGGCCAGGGGACGATAGCCGAGCCGCTGTCCGGTCAGGTTCGAAATCCAGTAAATCGACAGCTCACGCACGGCGACATGCTCGTGACGGAGTCCGTTCACCAGACGACGGGAGATGTCCGGCTTCCGGGCGTCCTGAGTATCGAAGCCCCAGAGCAGCGAGTAAACCAGATCCGCCGTTCCGGGAGTAAACGTCTTTTCCAGCGATGCCATGACCAGCGTCCGGTTTTCCGGATCCTGAGGCAGCCAGACCCGGAGGCCGGCAATGGCTTCGGTTCTCGATTCCTCGTGCTGGGATCGGGCGAGAATCGTCACCAGCGATTCATACCGCCGCCCGAGAGAGAGCACGCGCGTGGCCAGTTCGGCGATACGCGGATTAGGATCGTTCGCGACCCCCTGCATATCGAGCCACAGGTTGGTCGAGCGCTCCAGATACTTCATGAACTCCTGCTGATCCCGTCGCTGCGCGAGCGTCATCTGCAGTGGACCACCGTCAGTCCACGCTGGTTGAGGAGGCGGCAGCGGCTGATCGACCGGGGCGACTGCGGGTGGTTCGGCAGCGGCGTTGGCCGGAGGCGGGTTTCCGTTCGCCGCGTTAATAGCGGGCGCAGCGGAATCGACGGGCAACACCGAATGATATTCCTTCACGTCCACCGGGGCGCCGTTCGGCGGCTGGATCTGAACCGGAGCGCCTTCGACCCACAGTTCGGTGATCGTCAGCCCCTCGGCGGGCAACTGTTCGAAATGATTGGCCATTTGCGGCCGAACGTCGATCATCAGTCGGGTTGCTTCCTCGGGCAGCAGAATCGTCCAGGTCAAACCATCGATGACCAGTTGAGCCTTTTCGAGCGGCCGTTCGGCGGGCTGAGGGAGCGACTCGATGATGAATTGTCCCTGAATCAGTTCCAGCGCCAGGCAATCCATCTCCTCGCAGCCAATCAAACGAGCCGCAGCGTTCTCCCGTAGATGCAGGCGGCCACTGTTGCCGTTCACCGTAAAATCGGCGGTCGAATACGGCGGCGTGTAAAGCGCGTTCCCGATTCGCGGTTCCACTCCCTGAGGAGCGAGCACCGAAATGGACCCTGTCGGGCCTGAATCGTCGAGAATCAGACCGCGATCAGCGGAGACGAATTGAACCTGCGGGGCAAACAGAATCGGATTCGGAGCTACCGGCGGAACGTCCGGTTGAACCTCAGCCGGTTTCATATTGGCAGCGATCGCCTCTCCGTTCTCTTCGCCAGGCGCGGGAGCGGCTGGCTGCATTTCGGGTGGAGTCGTCGGCGGCTGTGTCGTAGACGTTGGTCTCGGACTTCCCGGCGGACGGGGTGCCGTGGTATCCGCAGCAGCGACCGGCATCGATGTCGACGCGGGGCGGGGCGGGGCGGTCGCAGGCTTCTCGACGGTGGACGTCCCTTCCGGCAGCGCGGCAATTTGCTCGTTCTTCCCCCGATTCTCCACGCGATCGAAGCGACGTTCGGTGTAACTGTCCGCCGCTCCCCGGAAGGAACGATCGGTCGCGATACTGTAGACCCAGGCCCCGACCAGTACGAGGATTCCGAGAATCGCCACGAACTGTCGCCAGTCTCCCTGTTGTCGGCGAATCTCGAATGGAATATCGACTTCCGGCGTCGCCGTCGCGGCAATCGTCGGAGCCTCCATTGCCGGGATCGCAACCGACGAACCGGGATTCTGGTCATCGTCGAACTCCGAATCATCCGGCAGAAACGACATCGCAATCTTCTGCAGATTTGGCTTCGTGGTCGACGGGATCGTCGGGCGGCCTCCCAGAACCTGCGAAAGAATCTGATGCGTCGCTGCGACCTCAGCCAGTCGCTCATCGGACTTCATGCACTCCGACTCAAACTCAGCCACCTTGTCCGGGGGCGTCAGATTATCAAGGTACTCGGCGACATCATTCGCGCTCACCATGGCCCGCTTCTCATGCGGATCAGGAGCCGCCAGCCGCCGCATGCGAATGATCTTCCGCAGCCGTTCCGCCAGATCGCGGACCGACTTGTTCTCCTTAATAATCCGCCCGACCGTCGCCGCGTCGGTCGGTTTCAGAACGTCGTCGAGATAAGCCAGCAGGTATCGTAAGGTGAGTCGCATGGTAGGTACCGGTCTTCGCGTAAAATCCAGTCATGGCAGTGCGAGGGGAGTTCCCCCACCCTGTTAGTGGCGCCGTGAACGAGAATCCGTACAGAATTCTGACAATTCGCCCCAATTTTTTTCGGAAAACCGTGATTCCGACCAAGCAGCTCGTACCGGCGGCATCCTGCCGCCCAATGGACATCGCTCGCAGCAATCGGTCACGGAATGGCGACGTCTAAACGGCGGCAGGATGCCGCCGGTACGATGTGACTGCGCGAATTCCGAGGGTGTGCGCAGGACGAATTCCCCCTCCTCGACGCCGACACCGGCCTCGTCTTCACCGGAACTACCGAGGAACAGCGAACGCTTCTCCAACACCACGAAGAAACGCCTTTCCCGCCCGGAAAAGACGACCTGATCTTCACCCCGGCCGAGTCATCACCCAATCTTGGTGCCAGGCCACGCTCGCCGTGGGTATGCTGATGGGATCTGTAAAGCTGTCGCCCGCGTTTTCCTCACCCCCTCTTCTGGCGAGGATGAGAGACCTTTTCGGGTCAACCGGAGCGACTGAGATTTAGAAAGCGGGGAACTGCAATGCGCGACTGGTTCAACTTCCTCTACCATCGCTTTCGGGAGCAGCTCTGGGCGAAGCCTGCGGTGATCTGCGGCCTGTCGGTGATCGTCGTGTTTCTCGCCAAAGCGGCGGATGATACGGGCCTCGGCTCCGTGGCCCCGAATGTATCTGTCGATTCTCTGGAGACGCTGCTGAAAGTGATTGCCGCGAGCATGCTCGTGATGGCCATCTTCGCGGTCGGCTCCATGGTTTCCGCGTTTGCATCCGCGAGCAGCAGCGCTACGCCCCGGGCGTTCCCGCTGATTATCGCCGACGATGTGTCCCAGAACGCCCTCACGGCCTTTATCGGAGCATTCATCTTCAGCATCGTCGCGCTGTTTGCGCTTCAGAATGAATACTATGGTCCAGCAGGCCGGTTCGCCCTTTTGCTGATGACGTTCTTCGTGTTCTCCGTTGTCATTCTCACCTTCGTCTGGTGGGTTGATCGAATCGCTCGCCTCGGTCGGCTCGGTGCCACGATGGATAAAGTCGAGGCGGCCGCAGCAGCCGCGATCCGGCGGCGTCGTCACGCTCCAAGGCTTGGCGGCTCGAAGGTGGTCCCGCGCGATGCGGATGCGATTGTGGTTTACGGCGAGGCGGTGGGCTATGTCCGACATGTGAAGGTGGCCTCGCTGCAGTCCATTGCCGAGGAGCACGAGACCGTTATCGAGGTGGCGGCCCTGCCGGGAACGTTCGCGTCTCCAGCCCGGCCGCTGGCTTATGTCCCGAACCAGGCGGGCATTTCTTCCGAAGTGATGGTCGAGATCTCCGCGGCGTTTGTCATCGGCCGGGATCGGACCTTTGAAGACGACCCCCGCTATGGACTCGTTGTTCTCTCGGAGATCGGCAGCCGTGCGCTGTCGCCCGGCATCAACGATTCCGGATCCGCAATCGGCGTTCTGGGATCGCTCGTGCGACTTCTTGTGCTCTGGGCCGAGCCGGCTGAAAACGACACACCGGACGAACCGCAGTTCACTCGTGTCGCCGTGCCCGAGTTGGATCTCAAAGACATGTTTGATGACGCGTTCACGATGATCGCACGAGACGGAGCCGGTGCGGTGGAGGTGGTTGTCCGGCTGCAGAAAAGCTTCGAGGCACTGGCGTCGGTCGGCAACATGGACGCCCGCCGGGTTTCGCTCATTCACGCCCGACTGTCCGTCGCCCGAGCCGAGAAAGCGCTGGAACTTCCGGAGGATCTGGAAGCCGTGAGAAACGCAGGGCGATTCGCGACGGTCGATTAACGGCGGACCCCTTTGGCTGCGAGCTGCCGGTATCTCTCACGCACTTTCCGACGCACGCGGGAACTCATCAGATCGCGATACTCGTCAATCTCGTGATAGAGTTCCCGGGCCAGTACGGCTCGGGAACGGATCGTCTCCGGGTTCCTGCTGCGGAGTGCGATCGCGACGGAGTCTCCGAAGATCTGAAGCTTTCTGATCAACGTCGCGTGTCGGGAACTGGTTTGAAGGTGCCGGGCATTCATCGCTCTCGCGACCTCAATATCCAGATCGCCCTGCAGAGCAAGGATCGCATCGGCTTCGAACCCGCCGTCCACTTTCCGGGTCTTTCGTCGCCAGAAATAGACCGCGACGCCTGCGATGCTCATCAGGAGCACGAGGATACCAAACGGTTCAAAGAACGGGAGAAAGGGAGACATATCGACTGCGTACCCTGCTGGAAGCGAATATACTACTCGATTGCCGGATGGCCCGGAGGTTTACCTCCGGGTTGCGCAGCAACAAGCGGTTTCCCATAGACGGACTTCGGTCTTGAACGCGTCCCATCCCATGGTAGGCAAGTTGTGTTTTCTAAGGCTTCGCGTCTGCGGTTTACCAACACCGACGGGCGACTGCTTGTGACTTCGTCACCCGGAGGCGAACCTCCGGGCCATCCCGCCATTGAGTACAGGTTCACCAAGTGATTGGACGGATCCTGGAGAGGGATTTGTTGATATCGTAGACTTCCCCTTGGTAGGGGGGGGGTCGAGGAATACATTGAATAGTCAGGCAATGGGATGTACGTGACATTCGTCGTTCAGCCTGTAGGAACTGTGTCGTTGTTGCATGGTCATTGGGTCAGCGCAATGATGGAATCCTTCCAGGTTAAAGATAATCGTTTTTCCGATGCGGCCATCTCGCAGTGCGACACATATTTGCGGATGCAAGAAGGCTTCGTGAATTCTTATGATTGGGTGAAGTTGCAGAGATCACGTTTGTTAATGCTAACTCTTGTTAAATCGCTCCTACGGCGAGCCCCCTGCCTGAATTGCCAGATTGAAATAAATGGCTATCAGGTATTGGTGCTCATCTCGCAGAAAACTATTCAGTTTACATTTGATGAAGATGATTATACGGACAGGGAGGTAGAGGTCATATGCAAGTTCATTTCGAAGTACGACACAAGTCGGGTGCTCGTACGTCGGTGAGGTAGGATGCTCGTACTTCACGTGAGCTGCTCTCATTTTCTTGCCGCGTGATCAGAAGAGCTTTGGGGTGGGTAAATTTCGTCGGATCTTCCAACATGGTTCGCTGAGTACTATCCAGCATTTTTTTGGCCATACTCTTCACATCCAATGCCGAGAGAGTAGAACCACTCTCACAACCCATTCTCACTGAACATTGATCGGGCACGGCGGGATGGCCCGGAGGTTTCGCATTGACGGAATTTTCTCCTGGCGGGGTCCCATCTCATGAGGAAGCAAGTTGTGTTTACCGGTCTCCGCGTCTGCTGTTTGCCAACGGCTACGGGCGACTGCTTGTGACGCAGCAACAAGCGGTTTCCCATTGACGGACTTGGGTCTTGAACGCGTCCCATCCCACGGTAGGCAAGTCGTGTTTTCTACGGCTTCGCGTCTGCGGTTTACCAACACCGACGGGCGACTGCTTGTGACTTCGTCACCCGGAGGTGAACCTCCGGGCCATCCTGCCGATACATCGACACTTACATTCGGGTGTTTGGTCAGCGGCCACCCTTCAATCCGGTGAACCATTGACAAGGCTTTTACTATGCAACTTAGATTTAGTGTGTTAGCTCGCAACAGAGCATTCTCGAAGGCAATGCGACGTGTTCGCACAAAGCTGCAACCATTGATGGATGCGTTTGAAAGCGTTGAATTGGAACACCCAATTCATGAAGCAATACTCGTTGGAATCACTGACGACCAACCCCCAGAGTTCTTTGAAGAAGTCGAAAACAACGACGGCTTCTTTCAAGTGTTGGCTGGTTGTTCACATCGTGGTGGTGACGATGAACTGGCCGAAGATGTATTTGAGGTTCTGCAAAAGGCAATGCGACTCTGCCCCTTCGCCACGCCAGACCACGAGACATTTGAAGCATTGTTTGAGCGATTGCGGCCAACAGTTCTAAGCTAAAAAGCTCACACTGCCTTCGGCGGGATGGCCCGGAGGTTTACCTCCGGGTTGCGCAGCAACAAGCGGTTTCCCATTGACGGACTTCGGTATTGAACGCGTCCCATCCCACGGTAGGCAAGTCGTGTTTTCTAAGGCTTCGCGTCTGCGGTTTACCAACACCGACGGGCCGGGTGCCATGCCCACGCTTGCGTGGGCATGCTTTAAGAGGCCGCCGATGCTCATTGGGACTTGGAGTGATGGTTCGCACTGGCGAGACGCCAGTGGCACCCGACGGATGCCGCCCACTACCCCTTCACCACGAAGTTCACCAGTCGTCCCGGGATGCAGACTGTTTTCACGATCTGCTTGCCTTCGAGTTGAGCCGCGACCGATTCATCGGCTTTTGCGGCCTCTTCCATTGCCTTTGCATCTGAGTCGGCCGGGACTTTGATTTTGGCTCGGAGTTTGCCGTTCACCTGGACCGGGATTTCGATTTCGGATTCGACGAGTTTGGCTTCGTCGAACTTGGGCCAGGCGGCGTAGGCGAGGGAATCGCTGTGGCCGAGGACCTGCCAGAGTTCTTCGGCGAGGTGCGGGGCGAACGGGCTGAGGAGCAGGAGGAACTGGCTCATGGCCGATTTGGGGCGGGGGTTCTGGCCGCTGAATTCGTTCGTGAATTCCATCATGCGGCTGATCGCCGTGTTGAACGACAGCTTCTCGATGTCTTCGGTCACCGCTTTGATCGTCTTGTGGAGCACGCGGTCCTGAGCTTCGGTCGGCTCGACGTCCTTGATGGCCGGGTTGAGCACGACCGACTCGGCGGCGTCGTCGACGATCATGCGCCACACGCGGCCGAGGAAGCGGTAGACTCCTTCCACGCCCGACATGCTCCAGGGCTTCGTCTGTTCGAGCGGACCCATGAACATCTCGTAGAGCCGGAGGGCGTCGGCTCCGTAGTGCTTTACGATGTCGTCCGGGTTGATGACGTTGCCGCGAGACTTTGACATCTTGTGCGCCCGCGAATCGACAACGATGCTGGCGTCGTCTTTGAGAACGAAGTCGTTCCCCTTCTTGGCAACCTGATCATTCTCGATCATCACCGCTTCGAGGACGGCTCCGGTTTCCTTTTCGACGTACTGGCCGTCCTTCTCTTCGACATTGCGAGCCGAAACCCACGGGCGTTGCAGATCGGTGGCGAACTTCTCATCGCGCTGATCGCTGTAGGCCGATTCATCGGCAATGCGATACGCGGTAAGCTCCGCTTCGCCAAGGATCATCCCCTGGTTGACGAGCTTCTGGAACGGTTCGGGCTTACTGAGATGTCCGAGGTCGAACAGCGCCTTGTGCCAGAATCGCGAGTAGAGGAGATGCAGCACGGCGTGCTCGGCTCCGCCGATGTAGCAGTCGACCGGGAGCCAGTACTTTTCCTTCTCGGGATCGATGAAGGCGTCGGTGTTCTTCGGATCGCAGAACCGCAAGTAATACCAGCAGCTGCCGGCCCATTGCGGCATGCTGTTGGTTTCACGGCGGAGACGGGTGCCGTCCGCGGCGGTTTTGTAGAGCCAGCTTTCGGGAGCAGCCGAGAGGGGCGGATCGGGCGTTCCCTTGGGGGCGAAATCGTCCATGTCGGGAAGTGTAACGGGGAGTTCGCTTTCGTCGACGCCGCGAATCATGCCGGTCGGGTTGCCCTGGTCATCGAGTTCATGCCAGATCGGGAACGGCTCGCCCCAGTACCGCTGACGGGAGAAGAGCCAGTCGCGAAGACGATAGTTGACCGCTTCGCGTCCGAGGCCGCGTTCCGCGAGATCGGCGGTAATCTTCTTCTTGAAGTCAGCGGTCGGCGTGCCGTCGTAGTCACCCGAGTTGATGGCGGTGCCGGGATCGGTGAAGCCGATCGGATTGGTCTTCTCATCGGGCGGCTGCACGACAGGAATGACGGGCAGGTCGAATGTCTGTGCGAATTCAAGGTCGCGTTCATCGTGAGCCGGCACGGCCATGATTGCTCCGGTGCCGTAACTCATGAGGACGTAATCGGCGACCCAGATCGGCGTCTCGGCTCCGTTGACCGGATTGAGAGCATAGGCTCCGGTGAAGACACCCGACTTTTCCTTGGCCAGATCGGTCCGGTCAAGATCGGTCTTGCTGGCCGACTTCCGACGGTACTCTTCGACGGCCTCTTTCTGCTCAGCCGTGACGATGCGATCGACAATCGGATGCTCCGGCGCAACGACCATGTAGGTGGCCCCGAAGAGCGTATCGGGCCGTGTGGTGTAAACGCGGAGGACATCGTCGCCCGGTTTGGCCGGGAAGCCGGACGAGGCTCGCTGGCTGAGATATTGATCGGAGGAATCGGCTTTCTTGCCCGGTTCGAGGACGAAGAAATCGACTTCGGCTCCGATGCTCTTGCCAATCCAGTTCCGCTGGAGCGACTTCACCGATTCCGGCCAGTCGAGCGGTTCGAGTTCATTGAGAAGCCGCTCGGCGAAGGCGGTGATCCGCAACATCCACTGACGGAGCTTACGGCGTTCGACCGGGTGGTTGCCCCGTTCGCTCTTGCCTTCTGAAGTGACTTCTTCATTGGCAAGCACGGTGCCGAGAGCCGGGCACCAGTTAACGGGTGCTTCGCTCTGATAGGCGAGGCGGCGTTCGTCCTGATAACTGCGAACGGCGGTTTCGCCCTGCGATTTGACGTCGTCGGGAATCGGAAGATCGGCAATCGGCCGGGCCTTGCCGGTCCGCTTCACGCCATCGGGGCCGGTCCATTCAAAGGTCGGATCGAACCAGGAGTTGAAGAGCTGAAGGAAGATCCACTGCGTCCAGCGGACGTATTCCTCGTCGGTGGTGGAGATCTCGCGGGTCCAGTCGTAA
This window encodes:
- a CDS encoding DUF2254 domain-containing protein, which translates into the protein MRDWFNFLYHRFREQLWAKPAVICGLSVIVVFLAKAADDTGLGSVAPNVSVDSLETLLKVIAASMLVMAIFAVGSMVSAFASASSSATPRAFPLIIADDVSQNALTAFIGAFIFSIVALFALQNEYYGPAGRFALLLMTFFVFSVVILTFVWWVDRIARLGRLGATMDKVEAAAAAAIRRRRHAPRLGGSKVVPRDADAIVVYGEAVGYVRHVKVASLQSIAEEHETVIEVAALPGTFASPARPLAYVPNQAGISSEVMVEISAAFVIGRDRTFEDDPRYGLVVLSEIGSRALSPGINDSGSAIGVLGSLVRLLVLWAEPAENDTPDEPQFTRVAVPELDLKDMFDDAFTMIARDGAGAVEVVVRLQKSFEALASVGNMDARRVSLIHARLSVARAEKALELPEDLEAVRNAGRFATVD
- the leuS gene encoding leucine--tRNA ligase; its protein translation is MPRYDHSSIEPKWQAFWAQNRTFETPDQPKEGSAGKLYVLDMFPYPSGDGLHVGHPEGYTATDIICRYARHQGKHVLHPMGWDAFGLPAEQHAIKTGTHPRDTTYKNIDNFRRQLQMLGFSYDWTREISTTDEEYVRWTQWIFLQLFNSWFDPTFEWTGPDGVKRTGKARPIADLPIPDDVKSQGETAVRSYQDERRLAYQSEAPVNWCPALGTVLANEEVTSEGKSERGNHPVERRKLRQWMLRITAFAERLLNELEPLDWPESVKSLQRNWIGKSIGAEVDFFVLEPGKKADSSDQYLSQRASSGFPAKPGDDVLRVYTTRPDTLFGATYMVVAPEHPIVDRIVTAEQKEAVEEYRRKSASKTDLDRTDLAKEKSGVFTGAYALNPVNGAETPIWVADYVLMSYGTGAIMAVPAHDERDLEFAQTFDLPVIPVVQPPDEKTNPIGFTDPGTAINSGDYDGTPTADFKKKITADLAERGLGREAVNYRLRDWLFSRQRYWGEPFPIWHELDDQGNPTGMIRGVDESELPVTLPDMDDFAPKGTPDPPLSAAPESWLYKTAADGTRLRRETNSMPQWAGSCWYYLRFCDPKNTDAFIDPEKEKYWLPVDCYIGGAEHAVLHLLYSRFWHKALFDLGHLSKPEPFQKLVNQGMILGEAELTAYRIADESAYSDQRDEKFATDLQRPWVSARNVEEKDGQYVEKETGAVLEAVMIENDQVAKKGNDFVLKDDASIVVDSRAHKMSKSRGNVINPDDIVKHYGADALRLYEMFMGPLEQTKPWSMSGVEGVYRFLGRVWRMIVDDAAESVVLNPAIKDVEPTEAQDRVLHKTIKAVTEDIEKLSFNTAISRMMEFTNEFSGQNPRPKSAMSQFLLLLSPFAPHLAEELWQVLGHSDSLAYAAWPKFDEAKLVESEIEIPVQVNGKLRAKIKVPADSDAKAMEEAAKADESVAAQLEGKQIVKTVCIPGRLVNFVVKG
- a CDS encoding cupin domain-containing protein, encoding MSSEISLEPKIVDLASLPGVPCPCGTARRAFADVPEYPATIHLTEISDEAETHYHRTLTETYYILECDENAGIELNGTITPIKAGMCIMIPPGTRHRAVGCMKILNIVIPKFDPADEHFD
- a CDS encoding GNAT family N-acetyltransferase — protein: MSIEIRTYEGTAEDLSRFIVGAWLQSYGGKMAVPDWSAEYFEWQMTGPGICREFLISAWKDEKIVGTLLAMPFRLWCLGEETQGDQGSWLTVLPEHRRDGVAKAMAMEVARREANHGCTGRVGYAFRGSRISMGPRFWKKAGKRTNFLRPVFLWARLLESRSVREWTNSGLDRTLLKVLPDSVCNIGKVDARVTIRDFQPEDVSRCCELINTQARKADLAVLWEESRLARQLHYSDFVNTMVVERDGQVVGFVNYHKIGMHLKTRIPAAIIDLLACQDLSPRETRSLLNALCLRLRDEGVKMMLMREFHGQPTGSLLRTRFIPQFVDSDLLFSTPDPESQVDLGRIRKIHVLWR
- a CDS encoding bifunctional lysylphosphatidylglycerol flippase/synthetase MprF → MSESAVDRDHLERTAFAHSPYPDSYLTTEPEYRQFWNESRTGYIGYLQDRKYLHLIGGLIAPDNEREELLRQFTEYVDQNRYLASFFNIAEADRPLFQKYGYEATKFGENATIDLKGHSWGGKPYSWIRRQVSFVQRQGIVAREIGLEQLSEQDRHDAFARLQRMNEEQLSERVLPHEIGLLEGRLYPDHFYRRRLFVAHPENEPDNWQAFVACTPMENGRGWATEMYRSQKDAVRGITPFLFVQLIDTMKKEGVEFVSLCMVPAVNCGQKTPGDSWKTRYFLTLWEKRLNFLFNVQGLYHFKSRFRPEFEPVYLCVKPRITNGSTFSFLKCCGVFQMHWSNFFRLLKSRKKRAEQD